The segment CCATTATTACAAAAAACAAGAACAATCAATGCAATGTTACAAAGAGCAGCAGGAAAACCGGTTAATTTCAAAGAGATGTCTGAAACATTATGTAATGTAATCGAAGCTAATGTATTTGTGCTTTCCCGCCGTGGAAAGCTATTGGGATATTCCATCAATCAACAGATTGAAAACGAACGTATGATTAAAATGCTTGAAGACCGCCAGTTCCCGGAGGAATATACAAAGAACCTGTTCAATATCTCTGAAACATCATCCAACCTGGATGTAGAGAGTGAATATACTGCATTCCCTGTAGAGAACAAAGAATTGTTTCAATCAGGTTTAACGACCATCGTACCAATCATCGGTGGTGGAGAGCGTCTTGGTACACTGATTCTTGCTCGCCTGCAAGAACCATTCTCTGACGATGATCTTATCTTGGCTGAATATGGTGCGACAGTGGTAGGGATGGAAATTCTTCGTGAGAAAGCGGAAGAGATCGAAGAGGAAGCCAGAAGTAAAGCTGTCGTACAAATGGCGATCAGCTCGCTATCGTACAGTGAGCTAGAAGCGATTGAGCATATTTTCGAAGAGCTTGACGGAAAAGAAGGTCTGCTAGTGGCAAGTAAAATTGCCGACAGAGTTGGGATTACACGTTCTGTCATCGTAAATGCATTACGTAAACTAGAAAGCGCAGGAGTAATAGAGTCGCGTTCATTAGGAATGAAAGGTACTTACATTAAAGTGCTTAACGACAAATTCTTGTTTGAACTTTCAAAATTGAAATCACACTAATTATTAAAAAGTAGGGTCTGACCATTGGTTGCTAAAATAGCAACTGGTCAGACCCTTTTTTGTTCATTTCAAGAGCTTTTTCTATTCCTTGAAACCTAATAGGTCTATATACCCATAATGAAAAATGAGTCAAATTATCGATTTTTTTTAACAATTGACACATAGACATATGTGTTACCTTAATTTACAATACAAATATACATATTTCGACAAACTTATATAATTCGTTACAAAAGATTTATTTGTGGGGGTACTAATGAAGATTTTTTCGACATCCATCCAAGCATTGGAAAAAGGGATTCAATACTCAGGGGTAAAACATAAAGCGATTTCTCATAATATCGCAAACGTAGATACACCGAATTTCAAGCGAAAAGAAATTACACCGAATTTTGGAGAGACTTTTCAAAAAGCACTAAAGTCACATAAAACAGATGCCAGGCATCAGGATTTCTCGGGGACTACGAATCTCCCATACAAAGCAGATAAAACGTCCCATTCCTATTCGCATAATGGCAATAATGTGGACATCGATAAAGAAATGTCAGACTTGGCTGAAAATCAAATTTATTATTACACTTTGATTGACCAGATGAATGGGAAGTTTCAATCCCTGCAATCCGTGATTAAAGGAGGTAAGGCATAATGTCAATGTTTAAAAGCATGAATATTTCTGCCTCCGCGCTGACTGCACAGAGACTCAGAATGGATGTCATCTCTTCTAATATGGCAAATGTCGACTCTACAAGAGGAACATACCGTAATGGTCAATGGGAGCCATACAA is part of the Sutcliffiella sp. FSL R7-0096 genome and harbors:
- the codY gene encoding GTP-sensing pleiotropic transcriptional regulator CodY, with protein sequence MPLLQKTRTINAMLQRAAGKPVNFKEMSETLCNVIEANVFVLSRRGKLLGYSINQQIENERMIKMLEDRQFPEEYTKNLFNISETSSNLDVESEYTAFPVENKELFQSGLTTIVPIIGGGERLGTLILARLQEPFSDDDLILAEYGATVVGMEILREKAEEIEEEARSKAVVQMAISSLSYSELEAIEHIFEELDGKEGLLVASKIADRVGITRSVIVNALRKLESAGVIESRSLGMKGTYIKVLNDKFLFELSKLKSH
- the flgB gene encoding flagellar basal body rod protein FlgB — encoded protein: MKIFSTSIQALEKGIQYSGVKHKAISHNIANVDTPNFKRKEITPNFGETFQKALKSHKTDARHQDFSGTTNLPYKADKTSHSYSHNGNNVDIDKEMSDLAENQIYYYTLIDQMNGKFQSLQSVIKGGKA